The DNA region tgccgtatgcataatctttataaataacgAGCCTTCTTATTTTACAATCTCATTTAGCCTTCACTTTTGGCAACTGTTATCTGTTTATCCAAGCAGTGTAAAATATCTAATCCTGTTGCATGTAACTGGAAAAATTGTACTGTCCATCGTTAAAGGGCAACCTGATGCATTAAACTCCTGTTATGCGCGAGATTCGAGAAAGGGTCGAACCATAAAGATCTACTGTCCATCACTGAAATATGCAAATGAGTGGTGGCGTATATTATGTTCTCTCACTGTCTCAATTTATGTGGCGATATTTGACTCGATATTATACTGTCCATTATTGAAATAAATAATATGATATTCTTTTTGGGATAGATCGAGAAGGGAAGTATGGCACATATATTGATATATTGTCTTTTCAATGGTCTATCCAAAAAGTAGCCTTTATAATTGAAGCAAGGGTCAAAGAGAATTATTACACAACAAAACGAAATACCTCAGTGCCTATGTCATTTGATAACCACTACTATTTCCTTAGTTCAGGCTCTTACGCAAGTAGCTAGAAGATGTCATAAAACATTCCAGAAAGGATATTTGGCTTTGAACTATCAGAAATAATACGAGAAGTAAAGATTTCTCAATCATTCCTATAAGTTTATGTGGACTTTTCATGACCCTCAGTCTGATTTTGTCAACATATATCCCTTCAATAACGAACTGCACCGCTACACTGTGACATTGGCACGCCTTCTTTTTAAcctgtttaaaaaaaattattattgtattataatattttttaattttaaactttttgctGATAGAACCCAATTGTTTTCTTAAATTAAATGTCTTTTTCTACTTGCAAGTTGTAGATTCTCTGATTTCTTGTTAGTTATGCTATCTAGATGAGTTCTCAAAGGTCATCCGAGGAAGTTGTTTTTAGTTTATCCAATAGAAACTTGTCCTAGCGTACCAAaaaaccaaaataaataaatcctacatatttaataaattttttaatataaatataatatttaagtaaaagtAATTAGGATCGATCGAACCCGTACCTAAAACAGTAAGCTAGCTCCGTCACTGCTAATTCTTTCTAGAAGAATAGAATGCcaacttttctttttcctctgGACTCTTGGAGTACTGGCTTACTTGGTTATTTGTGCGTGTAGATTAATTCCATTGACATTTGACGGTTGAAGAACTAAAATCACTTACTATGTAACATCACTAACGACCAAACATCTTTTAAGTGGTAAACCCAACACAAAAAGCATCATGATGTCTACAAAGCTAATCATCGACCTATAGCCAAATGAATATtcatttcttatatatatatccatTATGTTAATTTCATGTCATTTGAATAATCTTATTATATGACATTGCCTTTGTTAATACGACACAAACTTCTCAATTAGAAAGCACATTGAAGACAATATCAAAGCTCCCCATGTATTTTATTACTCTACGTGTTTGTTATAACATTGGTTTCTTACCACCTGGTCCACCTCATAGAAATGAACGATTTATATTCTTCTGAACTAACTATCTTGTATATTTAATCTTATCTTCTGTTTTtcccaagattttttttttaaaaatgcagCTATATCTCTAGAAGCTTGTTCTTTGTACAATAAGAATCAGAAGCTTCATTTTGTCGTTATAAAGTGCTGGTAACATCCCATGCCTAACTTTATAAAAAATGTGACTCAAGAGTAAACATAGtgctgtgcataatttggtaaatatcgAATTATCGTATCGAAATcgaaaattttgatatttggtattcgatattttggtattcggtatgatgtttggtttaagttttaaaaataatttggtattaggtatgatatttgatatttgaaaataaaataccgaaataccgataccgtaccgaaatatatattatattacacaatacacatattattaattataacataaatataaaaaatctaaaatttaactttcctttattttataagttcatcaattaactctaagcaagtaacaagacatttttaATGACCAAATTTATTCCTTTATGTACAATTTTCTCTCTCTGGGTTGACATTTACTGGTTTTGGAtaaaacttttgtcaacaaacgtttttagttttgtacttttgagtgctttaattaagaatattacagtctatgactctacgcactagttagtattcaaaccgaataaaccgaaattaccgaaccgaaaggagaaaaaccgaaccataccgaatttaattaggtacggtattagtatagcattttaagaaatCGAATATCGAAAATACCGAATCGAAATGTCTAAATATCGTACCGTACCGGCCAACAAACACCCCTAAGTAAACATCATCCTCACAAATCCAATTTCACATTGCCAACCACACACTACACCTAAGATAATGTTGAATATGCTTATGTCTGCTTTATACGGAACTTTGAAGTAGCAGTAAAGTTATTTTCGTGTATGATCTGTATGTTACGGGTTCGAGTCATAGAAGCAGctactaatgcttgcattaaggTAGACTGTCCACATTATACATTTTGGAGTGCGACCCATTTTTCAGACCCGATATAAATACGAGATATTTTGTGCATCGGGTTGCCCTTTAACCACGCACCACACTTAAGGTAATGTTGAATATGCTTATGTCTGCTCTTACATCATCAATTGACAATAAAACATGTACTATAAAACAAGCAATGTTGAAACCATATAGTAACCCCTAGGACATACCAAAATTCTCTAATCTTTTGACCAATATTTTTCCTAAGGAATTAAACAATGGCTGTTTCCACAGTGCAGCCACATTTTGTGTTGTTTCCTTTTATGGCACAAGGCCACACTATCCCTATGATTGACATTGCGCGGTTATTAGCACAGTGCGGAGTTAAAATCACAATCCTTACGACACACCTAAATGCCACTAGATTCAAGACAGTCGTTGATCGCGCTATAGAGTCAGGACTAAAGATTCAAGTAATTCACCTCTATTTTCCGAGCTTAGAGTCAGGACTACCCGAAGGTTGTGAAAATTTCGACATGCTTCCATCTATGGATTTGGGGTTGAATTTTTTCGATGCTACGAAAAAACTTCAACCCCAAGTGGAAGACTTGTTGCAAGAATTGAATCCATCACCAAATTGTTTAATATCTGATATGTGTTTTCCTTGGACTACTAATGTTGCACAAAAATTTAACATCCCTAGGATTGTTTTTCATGGGATGTGTTGTTTCTCTTTATTGTGTTTACACAATCTGAGAGGTTGGAAAGAGTTAGAAAAAATAGAGTCTGATAAAGAGTATTTTCAAGTGCCTGGATTACATGACAAAATTGAACTAAACAAAGCTCAGCTTGCAAATATTGTTAGGCCAAGAGATTCAAATTGGAAAGAATTAGCGGATCAAATGAAGAAAGCAGAGGATGAAGCTTATGGGATAGTAGTGAATAGTTTTGAGGACTTAGAACAAGAATATGTCAAGGGATTGAAAAAGGGCAAAGGCAAGAAAATTTGGACCATTGGCCCTGTTTCGTTATGCAATATAGAAAAACAAGACAAAGCTGAACGAGGAAACAAGTCTTCAATTGAGGAACACCAGTGCCTAAAATGGCTAGATTCTTGGGAAGAAAACTCTGTACTCTTTGTATGTCTCGGGAGCCTATCGCGGCTTCCAACACAACAAATGATAGAGCTAGGGATTGGTTTAGAATCGTCGAAACGACCCTTTATTTGGGTTGTTAGACACATGTCAGATGAATTCCAAAAATGGCTGGTGGAAGAAAATTTTGAGGAAAGAGTTAAAGGACAAGGAATTTTAATACATGGTTGGGCACCACAAGTACTAATATTGTCTCACACTTCAGTTGGCGGTTTCTTGACACATTGTGGATGGAATTCGAGTCTCGAAGGAATAACAGCTGGCGTGCCGATGATCACTTGGCCAATGTTTGCTGAGCAATTTTGCAATGAGAGACTAATAGTGAATGTACTAAAGACAGGAGTAAGGGCTGGGATTGAGAATCCTGTGATGTTTGGGGAGGAAGAAAAAGTGGGAGCACAAGTGAGCAAAGATGATATTAAGAAGGTTATTGAAGAAGTATTTGGTGAAGAAGAGGAAGCTGAAATGAGAAGAAAAAGAGCTAAAAAGTTGGGAGAGATGGCAAAAAGGGCTGTGGAGGAAGGGGGTTCCTCTTGCTTCAACTTGACACAATTGATTCAAGATGTCATTGAGCAAGCAAAATTTTGAAAATCCATctagtattttatttttcctgagccgagggtctaacGAAAATAATATCTCTGCCTTCTTAAAGATAAGGGTAAGGTTTGtatacacactaccttccccagaccctaTTGTGGAATTACactgaatttgttgttgttgttgttgttgtaggattACAAAAGTTGATTGGGGAGAGGTGCAATGTATGCCATATAGTTATCAACTTGACAAGgaattattttgttattgttacAGTAGGTAAAATTCAGTGACTGTACGTGAAATTAATCCGAGTTTTTTTAACCGTATGTACACATTTTGAGACTTTGGAATTTAATCTTGCTAATTACAAATCATTTTTCATTGAACATCCCGGGAAAAATAATGAAGAAAAATGGCAGTGTTGGAACATAATACCTTCTGCATTCTGTAACTTAGCAGAAGGAGAAAATTCTTCTTAATGCTTCATGCAGGGAAATGGTCCATATGTCTAGTATCAACTGCAATTAAATTAGTTTTCTTTTATCTAAGGAcgagttttaaacttttaatcACATTCCTTTATTTATCAGCCAGCTTTCGTGTAGTATCAAATGCAGATTTAATGTTCAGTGCACCAGTTAATATAATGGTACTAATAAATACACATTTGTTTTACACTGCCATTCAAGGGCGGATGTAGAGTATAATACATAGGTTCGATCACACCCAATTGTTTTGATCCAAATCTTATGTATGTCTTAAGAAATTCACAAAATATAAGTAAATATTGGATTTCCAATTCAATTATTAATATTTGATGTCGTTGTCTTAAAATGTCATTCATAGAGTACTTGAATCGTTGTCTTAGAATTTCGAACCAATAGAGTTCAAATCTCAGTTTATTGTCTAAGAAACTGAAGGAAGCAGCTCAGTATAGTTGTAAAAAAATATAGTATTGACCTAACTGAATTTCAAGCAAATCTCGAAAAGATTTTAAAGGAAACGAGCCCCTTTAAGTCCTAGTGTTCCACTATGATAATcaaatactccctccggtccatttTAAGTGTTTTTATTTTGTATCTATTTTCACTCATATTAAGAAATCTattttttagtattaattaataaTGTAATTGATCATAATAACCGTAATTTCTTTATTGGTAATACAACAAATACTCGTAGGTTCTTTACATTGTTCCTTGAGCtgatggtctatcggaaacaacctctctatctttataaggtaggggtaagatttgTGTACATACTACCCTCTCCGGACCTTATTTATGGGATTGCACTCGGTTTGTTGTTGTTTACTCTTAGGCTCTTTACCCCAATgacaattttgaaaaaaagaagttaattctttcttgatatttgaaaaaatcaaatattgtggatcataaaaaaaagattaaaaaatcaCTGAACCGGAGTGAGTACTGATTAAACAGCTGTGATAATTAAAATTGAAATAGTTTTCCGAGGGCGACATTTTGTAAATTTAAAGCTACTTGGCAAAATCTTCAGACATATGCATGGTAATCTAAATTTTATATATGTTCCGTGCAGAAATTTGCAAAGTCTTCCAGTTTGTCTTTTGTAACATGCAATTATAAGGGTCCACTATTTTATATATATCAAGGAAATGACCACAAACAAAAAAATTCACAAGCAAGAACCATCTTAAATATTTACGTTTTGGATTCTAAAAAAGGAACTAGGATTTGAATAAATTATTACACATTAAGTAAACAAAATTAAAGCAAATACAAAATATTAGTTAAAGCTATTGAATCTTGTCAAATCTGTAGCCTCTTACGTGTTTGTATGCCCTAGCTCATGATTAGGATAAGCTGTCGGATGATAATTGTAGATCAACTGAAAGATAGAGCAGCCTGTAAAGGCCAAAATGTGAATCATGAAATTTTGTACATATTGTTTGTACAATACATTCCAAAAGTATTTAAAAATCAATCGAACAGTATCTGCGCAACACCAACGTGGGCTCACTGTGCAGTTATAGTCCAATTATTGGGAAATCTTGCATAAATGTGCCAAAAAAGTCCAAACTTATCGATCTTTGGCCATTAATCATAGGCTTACCAAACCTAACCAAGTATATATAATAATTGAAAACCCAAagaaataaggttctttctctccaagaattaCACACAAAGAtttccttccatatttttaagcgcaTTAGATGCAAGGCGGAAAGAAAATtttatggatgaggtagcaaataaagtgataaaatatatatatatatatataccaagatTACAAAAATATAAGCAAAAAATGACccttttcaatgggtatggttgacattcattgaaaacatatagatgagttaatatacaaaatttgaggaagattggaggtgatttggactgaattggtatcaaaattcgtagtttaaatttgagttcaaaaaattcttctgtgacacatgtatcaaacatatatcacgcatgtatctcacacgcaggtatacatggatatacatgtgatacacattttATACTGTTAGTATATTGTATTTGCAAAGTAATTCTGGAAACAAAATAACGtaaaaaacagaaatgtagaaGAAACCTAATTTAATCCGAGCCAACTGAATTCACAATGTTTCCTTAAGGAGCTAAATCCTCTCATAGTACCcgaggttgtggattatttcctcccaggataaaacggatTACACACTGGCGTAGTAGTGCTTCAAATcctagtgtttcagcgaacacaaagattggtagcaaatcacacttactgttgctttctttgtAGTTAAAAGAATGCATAAGAAAGAAAGAGATTTCAGAATTTCGTAAGGAAAATCTGAGGGAATGGTCTGCTATTTATAGCCAACATGTTGGGTTCAAaagaagaggtgcaactcttcaaaatAACTGTAATGACTATTCGCGTAAAAACGACCATTACGTAAATGGCTGTTTACGCAAAATAAAACGAGAAAATCAAACGCGGAGAAAAAATAATTTACCGTTACACACACGGCTAATttggattaaaataatattatgttaatattaatattaacaaataaatttggtccaaaaaattaatcaatcaatcagatcatttgaccgaatccgaaaacgagcgacgacgacgacgcgaaacttgccttcttcttaattctttaagagttagaagaagagcaattgtatatatacccatcaaaactcttttcctcttccaatatgggacaatgtccctttgtcaaagaggaaaatttaaatattttatttttccctccatttcccattcactcttTATTTTAAGCTTTTAACAAGCtaaaacccaacaatcccccTGCATGAATGGGAAATGTCTAAAGCAtggaaatatgcatgaaaaactatgtgatttgcaagcaaagattaatcgcatctggataagtaggttttcctttgaactttccgtagtgaacttatgtcggatatactcagtcaatcggtagatttgatatctttgaaccatcgaactttggtgtataacTAGACAACTATAAGTcccacaatcaacccttaaccgtctttggttctcattgttgtgttcgtttcagacatgaacaccgcctggtttcataagtgcgtagagaactggtgttgcaaaattctccttgaagcggctaacacttcacacttacataggtgattcctaaatgtgtcatcctgtagatacactatttgatataccccgtataaaatttaaaaaccattaaaaagccttaGTGCTTCATCTTtagtactgaacattgtctcatcacgagaatggaccaaaattttagttgacaatgttgaaccgtcattaatgactttgtttgatctccttgaacctacatcttgggatctccagtcttctaggtagagttaccaccACAATGACTTTTCTTCGGCCATAGTACTATttccctcgatgatttctcaactacctctctagttaggcctttcgTAAGTAGATCCGATACATTATCACTTTAATTTacgtagtcaatcgtgataattcctctagagaatAATTGCCTATcgattttatgtcttcgtcgtgtATGACGatatttaccgttatacataacgctgcCAGCCCTTCCAATTTCagcttgactatcgcaatgtatacGTATTGgggccaacggtttgggccaaaatggaacatCTTTCAAGAAATTTTGGAGTCattcaacttgtcacgactcaaaatccactataggtcgtgatgtcTCCCAACATCgccattaggcaagccaacacttaattattcattttatcatttttaaaatcataagtcTTTCTTGGATAAAGAGGTTAGTGCATCAAGATGAATCATAGTTACGTATAGTTTCGTTAAAATAATAAGTGAAAGTGAATCAGTGTAAAACAATCCATAACAAATTCTAGAACACcgccaaaacccggtgtcacaagtgcatgagaatttactaaggagtacaaaaATAATGCAACCTTTGTCCGGAATGTAAATAAAATATGATAAAGTAAATGGTACATCGGAGACACTGTGGGCTGCGATACGTAACCTGGAATGAAGTTCACCATAAAGCTCCTCAGCAGCTGCACCTGCGCGCCAAAATGACCACCaattgaacctgtcagatcctgcacatttagtgcagaagtgtagcatgagtacgtaaattaacgcgtacccagtaagtatctagcctaaagctggagaagtagtgatgaggggtcgacatcgacacttactagaggtccaacaaagcaatataataaatcataagcaGTTGTGAAGCACACAACAATAATGGAGTAGATCTGGAAGTTATCTaacctttcaaatatttcttttaaaatatgaatttctcagtctTGTATTCTGCCTCAACAACTCAGGTGTATCAAGTACCAGTAACAAACGGATAAGAAGTACCATATAAAATGTCAGGCGTCAGTGTAAAGTGTAAagataatctcgtgaatattcggactaccagcgatataacacacgattataccgaggtcgttcggcccgatccagaataatatgtacattgtcgagggtcgagcggcacgaaccatagatgcatctattatactgctgtGGCATTCGTCCCGcttcacaagaaaagaaagaaatcatcGAATTatgagacacgtgcttacaatacagtacatgagtaCAAGGTGAATATAACCTTtgccgtttctcaaataactcgccaacaactcaaggtgataaggctcggcctaacatatatacatttatatatatatatatatatatatatatatatatatatatatatatatatatatatatatatatatatatatatatatatatatataaaattccagaaacaattttaattataaaattcaattaattaagccagtagAGTGAGTTCAAGTAATTCACATATTATATGATAAAGtcttaagtctacccggacataaacatgctttagctacgtacggactctcgtcacctcgtgcttATATAGAACCCACAACTAGTATCacataacaattatatcacctagagggtaatttccccctcacaaggttagacaagagacttacctcgctccgaggTTTCACGACCGGCTCCAATACCTCTCAAACTCTCAAACCAAATGGCCATCGATcagaaactagtcaaacaaggtgcaaatcaatcaaaatatactccaatgcgaataatgtaattaatttataacaattctcaactccactcgaaaagtcaataaactttacccatgacgccacgaacttaaatatatgatttatttcaaattccatgtccaatttcgtggtcaaaatctaaaaatatcaaattctaggttttctaccaaaatcccacaattcCCATAACTTTTCATGTTAACTCCTTATGAAATTCATGTATTTAGCGTACAACAAGTaggaaatcacttaccttgtgttgcttgatgaaaaccTCCTCAGAATAGCTCCCCAAATTCGGCCACctaaatgaaaatgagagaaaagggAGCCAACTCCCAAATTAAAAAGGGACAATGCCAAGACGACCCTTCTTTGCGAACATGACACcgacctcgcgttcgcgaagctcaaCAAATGCAGGACCCAAACactcttcttcgtgaacgcgaggttggtctcgcgaacgcgatgcttcaccAAGCTACTCTATCGCGAACGCGTCCACTCCATCGTGGACGCGAAGACCAATCTCCCCCAGACCAGCTTCCCCAGTGCGAACGCGAAGCTGacatcgcgaacgcatagagctGCCGCCAAAACGTACGCGAACACGAGCTaccaatcgcgaacgcgaagcataaaATCTCAGCagccaaaaatccttcttcgcgaacgcgtgaatcccttcgcgttcacgaaggacaaaaccagaaccagcaacaacaacaaccaaaaacagggttaaatgacccaaaatcatcccgaaacacacccgaggcccccgggaccctgtccaatcacaccaacaagtcccaaaatattatacgaacctgctcgaggcctcaaatcacaccaaatgaCATCAAAACTATGACTCGACAATCGAAacttttctttaaactttcaagcATTCAAACATCGACGAACGCgtccaaatcatatcaaaacactccagaatgacgccaaactttacgtacaagtcacatatcactataggaacctattccaaggcttgaaaccccaaacggacatcgataacatcaaaatccacttcaaaccaaacttatgaaattctaaaatcttcaaaattccaaacttgcacaataagcgccgaaatactcccgggcTACCCGATACTCAACCGAACATACACTAGGTTggaaatcatcataagaacctattggaaccttcaaataccgattccgaggttgtttactcaaaagtcaaaccttaatcaattattccaacttaaagcttccgaaattaaattttactttccaaatcaactccgaacttcccgaaattcaattccgaccatacgtacaagtcgtaatacatgaagtgaaactactcaaggcctcaaaccgccaaatgacgcactagagctcaaaacgaccggtcgagtcgttacattctcccccacttaatcatacgttcgccctcgaacgtgccaagaaccgcTCCGAAGTTATCCAAAATCACCGTTCAACACTTCGAGCACCTACCCGTTCCACCATAACCCAATTGAGCACATTGTcccgagccagactgaagatcctccatATAACCTTAACTAACAGGCTTTAGAACCAAATTATAACATCCGGAATTTTCCAAGAGATCCGATTCTAACATATGAACACCGCATCAATCACCAGACACTGTACCCAGCATGAGCATGGTCCTCAGCTGAAATCACATCATGCCCCACATAAGTCTCTTGATCATAATATCATCCTCCCACCACAATAGCTATAATTTCACAAACCCGGTGCCCGCAATACACCTCACAACACATATAAGCCCTGtcccaactctcgcaatactgccatgacggaagagatgtgtagaaattgaTAACCACCTACCAAATCAaaaaatcatggagtctctcctcctgacaagaaccattacctcattctgaactgaataacgatatttgctctttaatttACCCTATATGACTCTGATCACACTGATcctaggtccaataacctcgtctcacccagtacaagctgc from Nicotiana tabacum cultivar K326 chromosome 24, ASM71507v2, whole genome shotgun sequence includes:
- the LOC107770228 gene encoding UDP-glycosyltransferase 73C4, with protein sequence MAVSTVQPHFVLFPFMAQGHTIPMIDIARLLAQCGVKITILTTHLNATRFKTVVDRAIESGLKIQVIHLYFPSLESGLPEGCENFDMLPSMDLGLNFFDATKKLQPQVEDLLQELNPSPNCLISDMCFPWTTNVAQKFNIPRIVFHGMCCFSLLCLHNLRGWKELEKIESDKEYFQVPGLHDKIELNKAQLANIVRPRDSNWKELADQMKKAEDEAYGIVVNSFEDLEQEYVKGLKKGKGKKIWTIGPVSLCNIEKQDKAERGNKSSIEEHQCLKWLDSWEENSVLFVCLGSLSRLPTQQMIELGIGLESSKRPFIWVVRHMSDEFQKWLVEENFEERVKGQGILIHGWAPQVLILSHTSVGGFLTHCGWNSSLEGITAGVPMITWPMFAEQFCNERLIVNVLKTGVRAGIENPVMFGEEEKVGAQVSKDDIKKVIEEVFGEEEEAEMRRKRAKKLGEMAKRAVEEGGSSCFNLTQLIQDVIEQAKF